The nucleotide window AGCAGCAGACGGTTTGGCTGGATATCATAAAGAATAAATTGAGAGCCAAATTGCGCTATAAACAGGAAGATATTCTAGATAATCGATACAATGAGATTTCGGAAGAAACCAATAAACTGAATTGGGAAGGCAACCTGAGATTTTCGGCAATTTCCAAAACTGTCATCGAACTGATTTTAGAAAGAAATGAAACCGAAGAATCTCGCTATCAATCCTTCTCGGAAATCGATAGCTATGCTCTGGAAATCCGCAATCAAATTACCGATGATGCCAATTTGAAATCCGCTCTGGAATACGGTAGAGAAGCAGGAAGAAAAACAGATAATTCAAGTGATTATGAGATTGCTTCTTACAAGTTAACAGAAATATTAACTTATTATCTGAGTAGCAAATACAGATTTTTTGGAAAGGTCAGCTGGAAAAGAAATGAACGTACCGGATCGGAATTTCTGAGTTTTTTGGATGACAAGAAAGACGGTAATATTATTAAGTGGAATCTGAATTTTGATTATAGAGTGAGTTCGATCACTTCTGCCCATTTTGAATATTCAGGAGAAGTAATTCCCGATAAACCGACCGAACACAAAATAAGTTTGGAAGTGAAAGCTGAATTTTAGAAAATTTATCGTCTACTTTCACTCCCTTTGTAAGAGAGCTGTTCGACGAAGGAGAACTGTGGGTTTTGAAATAATAACAAAAAAATGAAAAATTTGCTAACTCCTTAGTTCTGCATTGTTGTGTAAGAAAAAAAACGCAGAACATTTCCCCTTAACAGGGGAACAAAAAGGAGATAAGATTTAGAAGGAAAAAGTATGATAGAAAATGTAATGAATTCGTTGAAGGAAGCAGCAACTCATTTTGCTCGTTTTTTGCATGAAACAGAAAATTCCGAAACAATCCTGGCAGCTTCGGAAATGATAGCTGCAGCGTTTTCCAAAGGCAATAAAGTTCTTATCTGCGGAAATGGCGGCAGCAGTACAGATGCCATGCATTTTGCCGAAGAATGTACCGGCAGATTCCGCAAAGACCGCCAAGCTTTGCCAGCAATTTCTCTCACCGATCCATCACACATCACTTGCGTTGCCAACGATTTTGGATTTGATCAGATTTTTGCCCGGGGAGTGGAAGCTTACGGAAATGAAGGTGATATTTTCATTGGAATTTCTACCAGCGGAAATTCTAAAAATGTGATCGAAGCTGTGAAAACTGCTAAAGAAAAAGGCATGAAAACGATTTTTTTGACTGGAAAAGATGGTGGGAAACTGTCTGGGAAATGCGATCTGGAAATCATCGCTCCCGGAGAAACAACAGATCGTATTCAGGAAATTCATATCTGCGTGCTGCACATTATTATAGAAACTGTAGAACGAATTGTATTCCCGCAAAACTATAAATAATGAAATTAGTAGTGCAGAGAGTATCACAAGCTTCAGTTAGCGTCGATGAAAAAATCATTTCCACGATTGGAACAGGATTTCTGATCATGATTGGCGTAAGCATCCATGATGATGGAAACCAGATCGACTGGCTGGCAAAAAAGGTGAGTGAATTACGCGTATTTCCCGATGAAAAAGGTAAAATGAATTTATCGATCAAAGATATTGGCGGAGAAGTGCTGTTGGTTTCTCAATTTACTTTGTATGCCAGTTGTCAAAAAGGCAGACGACCAGATTTCAATAATGCAGCCAAGCCGGATCTGGCAGAAAAACTTTACCTGAAATTCGGTGAAAGCCTGAAGCTAAAAGATGTGCCAGTCAAATTCGGTGAATTCGGTGCTATGATGCAGGTGAAACTTTGTAATGAAGGTCCGGTAACGATAATTCTGGAACGATGATAAAGAACATAATTTTTGATCTGGGAAAAGTTCTGATAGATTATGATTTCAATCTTTTTTTCCAGGCTTGTGGTTTGGAACCTGATAAAATTGATTTTAAAGATGACATTTCACTAATTTTGAAATTTGATTCTGGTCTTATCTATCGTAAAACATTCTATAAAGAAATGAAAACAAGTTTCAATTTTGATCTTATTCAATCTGATTTTGAAAAAGCCTAGTGCAGTCTGTTTTGGGAAAATACTAAAATGATCGATTTTGCCAAAAAGTTATCTTCCAAATATAAGATATTCATTCTTTCCAATACAGATGAAATTCATTTTCCATATATTTGGAAAACTTTTCCTTCGCTACATATTTTTGCTCAGAACTTAATGCTTTCCTACCAATTGGGCTGTATGAAACCAAATCTCGAGATTTATTCCAAAGCCTTATCTATGCACAAATTAAAAGCAGAAGAATGTATCTTCATCGATGATAAACTGGAAAACATGAGAGCTGCCGAAAAATTTGGCATGACATCAATTTTGCACATCAACAATAAAAAAACTTTCATTGATGTCTCTAAACACTTGACGTAATAGTAAGGATATAAACCTTTAGTTTTATGAATAAAAAAGGAAGTATGAGAGTTGTGGTAAATGCCAAAAAACAGCTCATGACTATCTACAAGAATGATGAAGTATTCAAAACTTTTCCTGTTTCTACATCAAAATTTGGAATCGGAAATAAAATCGGCAGTCGAAAAACGCCTTTAGGAAAACACAAAATCAGTGCAAAATTCGGCAAAAATGCACCTGAAGGATCAATATTTAATGGCAGTCGTAATACTGGCGAGATCATCAGTCAGAATGAAGATTTTTACAAAGGGCAAGATCTGATAACCACCAGAATTCTACAATTGGAAGGCTTGGAAGAAGGCATTAATAAAGGTGATGGTATCGATTCTGCCAAAAGATATATTTGGATTCATGGAACTACTCAGGAATCAATGATCGGTAAACCAGCATCACAAGGTTGTATCCGCATGAAAAATAAGGATATCATAATTTTTTTTGATATTGTGCGCGTAGGAACAAAAGTAGAGATTACTAAATAAAAAAAAAGAACCTGTATGGAGAGTGCAGGTTCAAATCAATATATGACTTAGGAGGTCAAAAATGAAAAAAATGGTTATTTTATTCGTATTAGCAATCCTGGTTTTTTCTTTGAACGCTGTAGATACAGCTGAAATCAATGAAGAACAGGGAATTGATGTTGTAAATCATCATTCAAATTCTGGAACACGCTCCACAAGAGATATTCCCGATGATGGACTGCTCTTGATTCCGGATTCCGGTGATGATCGTGTAATGGCTTTTGATCCAGCCACAGGTGATCTTTATGATGCAGATTTTATTCCCATGAATGCTAATTTGTCAACTCCAATTGCAGCAGCTCTTCATCCCGATGGCAATAGCATTCTGGTTTCAGATCAAATAGAAGATGGCGTTCTTCAATATGATCTGGATGGAAACTTTATGGGTTGGTTTGCCCCAGCCGGAGGTGTTAATACAGCTGTTTTAGATAATGTCCGCGGCTGGGATTTAAAAGCTGATGGCAACATTCTAGTGACAACAGCTGGTGGCGGAAATACTGATGCAGTAGCAGAATTTGATGCGTCTGGCAACTATCTGGGAAATTTCATTGAGCCCAATTCTGCCATTATGGATGGTCCATTTTGTGTTTTATACCGAGATGCTCAGGATGATTATCTGGTAACTGCCAGCACATCCGATGCAGTACACCAATACGACAATGCCGGTGCTTATATCGGCGATCTGGTTTCTGGAATTCAATTTCCTGAACAAGTTTCAATTGCTTCCAACGGCAATCTGCTGGTAGCAGGATTCAGCGTTCCATCCGGAGTTTACGAATATACCAGCGATGGAACTCAAGTCGGTTATTATGACGTAGTCGGCAGCCCGCGTGGAGTTTATGAACTTCCCAATGGAAACATTTTAGTTACAAATGGTGCCGGAGTTTATGAGATAGATAGAAGCAACAACCTGGTATCCACAAAAATCGACGGAGTAAATGCCAGATTTGTATATTTCGTAGAAGGCAGCGGCGGTGGTGGAAACACTGTAGTATTTGAAGATGACTTTGAAAGTGGACTGACAAATTGGGTATTGGAAGCAGATCCTGCCGCAAATAATACGTGGGATCTGGTAGATGGTCAATACCATTCTGCTACACATTCACTAACAGAAAGTCCCGGTGGAAACTATTCTCCCGATGTAACCTATACAGCAACAATCGCCAATCCTCTGGATTTTTCTACCGCCATGGAAGCCAGCCTGAACTTCTGGATGAAATACGATATTGAAGGTGGATTGTTTGATTTCTTGTATATTGATGTTTCTCCTGACAATGGTGCAACCTGGGTAAATATCGGAACCTATTATGGAGAAGGAAACGACTGGGATGAATATACAATTTCTCTGGGAGGATTTGTAGGAAATTCTCAGGTTCTTGTTCGCTGGCAGATCGTTACAGACGGTGGATACGAAGTTAATGGAATGTATCTGGATGACGTTGTTATCTCTACTTCCGACGTAGATAACACTCCACCATTGATCTTGCATGATGGTCCGGATTTTTATGAAGGAACCGATGAAGATTATACCTTTGAAGCTGAGATCATCGATATTTCCGGTTTAGCTTCTGCTGATGTTGTTTTCACTGTAGAAGGTGGAACAGAACAAACATTACCATCTACCGGAAATACCGGAAACATCTATTCATTCACAATTCCATTCCATGATTATGGCGATCAAATCGATTATAAAGTAGTTGCTGTGGATGCTTCTCCTCAAGCTAATGAAGGTGAAACAGTAATAAATTCTTATATTGAAGGTACTCATCTCATCTATGATAATGGCGTTGTAGATTTCTATATTACTTTTGCCGAAGGCACGGGCGCAGCAGTGAAAATGCTTAATCCAGCCGGAATGGATCTGAATTTGGATTTTGCTCTTATTAGAAATTATACAGATACAAACAATACAAATGATGATTTTGAATTCCATGTTTGGGATGATAACGGCGGAGTTCCTGGTGATGATCTGATCACTCCATTTATGGTTACACCCGAAGCTACTTTAGCAAATAACAGCCCCATGACCAGAATAGATCTGCGACCTTATGCTGCACAACTTGATGATATCCAGGGTGATTTCTATATTGGATTTCTTATTCCAACTGGCATTGTAGCTTGCACAGAAACTTCTCCTGGTTCATTTGGCCAATCTTATGCCTGGAATGGTGCAAGCTGGACTCTGGATACTGCTGATTTCCATTTCAGATCGGTAGTAGAACTTGTTCAAGGTGTTGTTCCTGGTACTATCGCAGGTGTAGTAACAGATACAGATACCGGTGATTTCATCGAAGGTGCATTGGTTACTGCAGGTGTGTATACTACAACAACCGATGCTGATGGTGAATATTCTTTTGATGTTGATCCTGATACATATGATGTAGAATGTTCATTCGATGGTTATGAAACTTCCACTCAAACTGGAATTGTTGTAACTTCTGGCAATACATCTCAAG belongs to Candidatus Cloacimonadota bacterium and includes:
- the dtd gene encoding D-tyrosyl-tRNA(Tyr) deacylase; this encodes MKLVVQRVSQASVSVDEKIISTIGTGFLIMIGVSIHDDGNQIDWLAKKVSELRVFPDEKGKMNLSIKDIGGEVLLVSQFTLYASCQKGRRPDFNNAAKPDLAEKLYLKFGESLKLKDVPVKFGEFGAMMQVKLCNEGPVTIILER
- a CDS encoding HAD-IA family hydrolase, which codes for MIDFAKKLSSKYKIFILSNTDEIHFPYIWKTFPSLHIFAQNLMLSYQLGCMKPNLEIYSKALSMHKLKAEECIFIDDKLENMRAAEKFGMTSILHINNKKTFIDVSKHLT
- a CDS encoding carboxypeptidase regulatory-like domain-containing protein; the encoded protein is MKKMVILFVLAILVFSLNAVDTAEINEEQGIDVVNHHSNSGTRSTRDIPDDGLLLIPDSGDDRVMAFDPATGDLYDADFIPMNANLSTPIAAALHPDGNSILVSDQIEDGVLQYDLDGNFMGWFAPAGGVNTAVLDNVRGWDLKADGNILVTTAGGGNTDAVAEFDASGNYLGNFIEPNSAIMDGPFCVLYRDAQDDYLVTASTSDAVHQYDNAGAYIGDLVSGIQFPEQVSIASNGNLLVAGFSVPSGVYEYTSDGTQVGYYDVVGSPRGVYELPNGNILVTNGAGVYEIDRSNNLVSTKIDGVNARFVYFVEGSGGGGNTVVFEDDFESGLTNWVLEADPAANNTWDLVDGQYHSATHSLTESPGGNYSPDVTYTATIANPLDFSTAMEASLNFWMKYDIEGGLFDFLYIDVSPDNGATWVNIGTYYGEGNDWDEYTISLGGFVGNSQVLVRWQIVTDGGYEVNGMYLDDVVISTSDVDNTPPLILHDGPDFYEGTDEDYTFEAEIIDISGLASADVVFTVEGGTEQTLPSTGNTGNIYSFTIPFHDYGDQIDYKVVAVDASPQANEGETVINSYIEGTHLIYDNGVVDFYITFAEGTGAAVKMLNPAGMDLNLDFALIRNYTDTNNTNDDFEFHVWDDNGGVPGDDLITPFMVTPEATLANNSPMTRIDLRPYAAQLDDIQGDFYIGFLIPTGIVACTETSPGSFGQSYAWNGASWTLDTADFHFRSVVELVQGVVPGTIAGVVTDTDTGDFIEGALVTAGVYTTTTDADGEYSFDVDPDTYDVECSFDGYETSTQTGIVVTSGNTSQVDFALQHMYNPPVNLTYTYTAPNVILQWSAPVGPGLTGYNIYRNDEVINTVTSLLFIDPNVPAGTYTYYITALYGDYESVPSNEVEVEVPVGNDPNLLPTVTKLGGNYPNPFNPTTLINFSVAEHGHVSIEVYNIKGEKVSTLRNNEMDAGNYSVTWNGIDDNGRSVSSGVYFYKMKAGKYGETKKMILMK
- a CDS encoding L,D-transpeptidase, with the protein product MNKKGSMRVVVNAKKQLMTIYKNDEVFKTFPVSTSKFGIGNKIGSRKTPLGKHKISAKFGKNAPEGSIFNGSRNTGEIISQNEDFYKGQDLITTRILQLEGLEEGINKGDGIDSAKRYIWIHGTTQESMIGKPASQGCIRMKNKDIIIFFDIVRVGTKVEITK
- the gmhA gene encoding D-sedoheptulose 7-phosphate isomerase is translated as MNSLKEAATHFARFLHETENSETILAASEMIAAAFSKGNKVLICGNGGSSTDAMHFAEECTGRFRKDRQALPAISLTDPSHITCVANDFGFDQIFARGVEAYGNEGDIFIGISTSGNSKNVIEAVKTAKEKGMKTIFLTGKDGGKLSGKCDLEIIAPGETTDRIQEIHICVLHIIIETVERIVFPQNYK